A DNA window from Sulfitobacter sp. BSw21498 contains the following coding sequences:
- a CDS encoding DNA topoisomerase IV subunit A: MSDITTPADQDSRNSSEPLRRALGDRYLTYALSTIMHRALPDARDGLKPVHRRILFAMRELRLNSTGGFRKSAKISGDVMGNYHPHGDAAIYDAMARLAQDFNVRYPLVDGQGNFGNIDGDNPAASRYTEARMTAVAEAMLEGLNENAVDFRENYDGTLTEPVVLPAQFPNLLANGSSGIAVGMATNIPPHNISELVDACIHLIKTPDARDDTLLNFVQGPDFPTGGIIVEPPENIANAYRTGKGGFRLRCRWETEDLGRGAWQIVITEIPYQVQKSKLIEKIAELIHTKKIPILGDVRDESAEDIRLIIEPRSKNVDPEVLMGMLYRSSDLEVRFSLNMNVLIDGVTPKVCSMKEVLRAFLDHRREVLQRRSAHRMEKIDHRLEVLEGFIIAFLNLDRVIDIIRYDDDPKSALMMEDWGKEHARALNESSYVPPAPSTEHSLSEVQADAILNMRLRSLRRLEEIELLREQSALMAERAGLEDLLENEVTQWTTIVDQLRETKKKFGKDWTLDGKNVGRRRTTFAEAGVVEEVPLEAMIDREPITVVCSQMGWIRAMTGHIDLNRELKFKDGDGPRFIFHAETTDRLLVFGTNGRFYTLSASTLPGGRGMGEPLRLMVDLPNEVQIVDILIHKPGRKLLVASSAGDGFVVPEDEVLAQTRTGRQVLNVRGDVKAMICAPVAGNAVAVVGENRKVLVFGLDELPEMGRGKGVRLQKYKDGGMSDAITFNAENGLSWQDPAGRTRTEPDLTEWTGKRATAGRMAPRGFPRDNRFG, from the coding sequence ATGTCAGATATAACCACCCCCGCCGATCAAGATTCTCGCAATTCGTCAGAGCCGTTACGCCGCGCCTTGGGGGACCGGTATCTGACCTATGCGCTTTCTACCATCATGCACCGCGCGCTGCCTGATGCACGCGATGGCTTGAAGCCCGTTCACCGGCGTATCTTATTTGCAATGCGTGAACTGAGGCTTAACAGCACCGGGGGATTCCGGAAGTCCGCAAAAATTTCCGGCGACGTAATGGGGAACTATCACCCGCATGGTGACGCCGCGATTTACGATGCGATGGCGCGTCTCGCTCAAGATTTTAACGTGCGTTATCCGTTGGTTGACGGACAAGGTAACTTTGGCAACATCGATGGCGATAACCCCGCCGCAAGCCGCTACACCGAAGCTCGGATGACAGCCGTTGCCGAAGCTATGCTTGAGGGCTTGAACGAAAATGCTGTCGATTTTAGGGAAAACTACGACGGCACGCTGACAGAGCCCGTTGTTTTGCCGGCGCAGTTCCCGAACCTTTTGGCGAACGGGTCGTCGGGCATTGCGGTCGGGATGGCGACCAACATACCGCCGCATAACATTTCGGAACTGGTCGACGCGTGCATTCACCTCATCAAGACGCCCGACGCGCGTGATGACACTTTGCTCAATTTTGTCCAGGGCCCCGATTTCCCCACCGGCGGTATCATCGTTGAACCCCCTGAAAACATTGCAAATGCTTATCGCACTGGCAAAGGTGGCTTCCGCCTGCGGTGCCGCTGGGAAACAGAAGATTTAGGCCGCGGCGCATGGCAAATCGTCATCACCGAAATCCCCTATCAAGTACAAAAATCGAAGCTCATAGAGAAGATCGCCGAGCTGATCCATACCAAGAAGATTCCGATTCTGGGCGATGTGCGCGACGAATCGGCAGAAGACATCCGTCTGATCATTGAACCGCGCTCAAAGAACGTCGATCCCGAGGTCCTCATGGGGATGCTGTATCGTAGCTCGGATCTCGAGGTGCGATTCTCCCTGAACATGAACGTGTTGATCGATGGCGTCACACCCAAAGTGTGTTCAATGAAAGAAGTGTTACGTGCGTTTCTGGATCACCGTCGTGAAGTGCTGCAGCGGCGTTCTGCGCACCGCATGGAGAAGATCGATCATCGGCTTGAGGTCCTCGAGGGCTTCATCATCGCGTTCCTGAACCTGGATCGCGTCATTGATATCATTCGCTATGACGACGACCCGAAATCCGCGCTGATGATGGAAGATTGGGGCAAGGAACATGCGCGTGCGCTGAACGAATCCAGCTATGTGCCGCCTGCCCCGTCTACCGAGCACTCTCTGTCCGAGGTTCAGGCCGACGCCATTTTGAACATGCGTTTGCGGTCATTGCGACGCCTGGAGGAGATTGAGCTTCTTCGCGAGCAATCCGCGCTGATGGCGGAACGCGCCGGCCTCGAAGACCTGTTGGAAAACGAAGTGACCCAGTGGACGACAATCGTTGACCAGCTACGCGAAACGAAAAAGAAATTCGGCAAGGATTGGACGTTAGATGGCAAAAACGTTGGTCGTCGCAGAACAACCTTTGCCGAGGCCGGCGTGGTCGAAGAAGTTCCACTCGAGGCGATGATCGACCGCGAACCGATTACCGTGGTTTGCTCGCAAATGGGGTGGATCCGGGCGATGACCGGCCACATCGACCTGAACCGAGAGCTGAAGTTCAAAGACGGCGATGGGCCGCGCTTCATTTTTCACGCAGAGACAACAGATAGGTTGCTCGTTTTCGGCACGAATGGGCGTTTCTATACACTTTCTGCCTCCACCCTGCCCGGCGGGCGCGGAATGGGGGAACCGTTGCGCTTGATGGTTGATCTGCCGAACGAGGTTCAAATTGTCGATATTTTGATCCACAAGCCCGGGCGGAAGCTCTTGGTCGCTTCATCAGCCGGTGATGGCTTCGTTGTGCCAGAAGACGAGGTGTTGGCGCAAACTCGGACCGGTAGACAGGTTCTTAACGTACGGGGAGACGTCAAAGCGATGATCTGTGCGCCTGTGGCAGGAAATGCAGTTGCTGTCGTTGGTGAGAATCGCAAGGTCTTGGTCTTTGGCTTAGATGAGCTGCCAGAGATGGGTCGCGGCAAAGGCGTTCGACTGCAGAAATACAAAGATGGTGGTATGTCTGACGCAATCACCTTCAATGCCGAGAATGGCTTGAGCTGGCAAGATCCGGCAGGTCGCACGCGCACCGAGCCCGACCTGACTGAATGGACTGGGAAACGGGCTACTGCCGGGCGAATGGCCCCACGTGGTTTCCCGCGAGATAACCGTTTCGGTTGA